A region from the Lutra lutra chromosome 1, mLutLut1.2, whole genome shotgun sequence genome encodes:
- the FANCD2OS gene encoding FANCD2 opposite strand protein isoform X3, whose product MAGYQLWSPWTPLDESFQWLRHTTPTPSSKHPFRASPCFPHTPSDLEVQLCFQEVTLVLDSPFLEPGVSPKLPCHTSELRTMNNKKGLVRKPQPVRLSGVDSVFGRVITAQPPKWTGTFRVSDKSAFCKIISRENQWPTGLKEPQIQMTVTMCKQMLRSILLLYATYKKCTFALQHSK is encoded by the coding sequence ATGGCAGGATACCAGCTCTGGTCACCATGGACCCCACTGGACGAGAGCTTCCAATGGCTGCGGCACACAACACCTACACCTTCTTCAAAGCATCCCTTTAGGGCTTCCCCCTGCTTCCCACATACCCCTTCTGACCTTGAAGTGCAGTTGTGCTTTCAAGAGGTCACTCTAGTCCTAGACAGCCCATTTCTGGAGCCTGGGGTGAGTCCCAAGTTACCCTGCCACACATCAGAGCTCCGAACCATGAACAACAAGAAAGGGCTGGTCAGGAAGCCCCAGCCTGTCCGTCTCAGTGGAGTGGATTCCGTGTTCGGCAGGGTCATCACAGCTCAGCCACCAAAATGGACTGGGACCTTCAGAGTTTCAGACAAATCAGCCTTTTGCAAAATCATCAGCCGGGAGAACCAGTGGCCCACTGGACTTAAGGAACCTCAGATTCAGATGACAGTGACCATGTGCAAGCAGATGCTGCGCTCTATCCTCTTATTGTATGCAACATACAAGAAGTGCACCTTTGCCTTGCAACACTCCAAGTAA
- the FANCD2OS gene encoding FANCD2 opposite strand protein isoform X2: MRPGNSGRHSGACGPRSSAGLSMAGYQLWSPWTPLDESFQWLRHTTPTPSSKHPFRASPCFPHTPSDLEVQLCFQEVTLVLDSPFLEPGVSPKLPCHTSELRTMNNKKGLVRKPQPVRLSGVDSVFGRVITAQPPKWTGTFRVSDKSAFCKIISRENQWPTGLKEPQIQMTVTMCKQMLRSILLLYATYKKCTFALQHSK, translated from the coding sequence GACTGTCAATGGCAGGATACCAGCTCTGGTCACCATGGACCCCACTGGACGAGAGCTTCCAATGGCTGCGGCACACAACACCTACACCTTCTTCAAAGCATCCCTTTAGGGCTTCCCCCTGCTTCCCACATACCCCTTCTGACCTTGAAGTGCAGTTGTGCTTTCAAGAGGTCACTCTAGTCCTAGACAGCCCATTTCTGGAGCCTGGGGTGAGTCCCAAGTTACCCTGCCACACATCAGAGCTCCGAACCATGAACAACAAGAAAGGGCTGGTCAGGAAGCCCCAGCCTGTCCGTCTCAGTGGAGTGGATTCCGTGTTCGGCAGGGTCATCACAGCTCAGCCACCAAAATGGACTGGGACCTTCAGAGTTTCAGACAAATCAGCCTTTTGCAAAATCATCAGCCGGGAGAACCAGTGGCCCACTGGACTTAAGGAACCTCAGATTCAGATGACAGTGACCATGTGCAAGCAGATGCTGCGCTCTATCCTCTTATTGTATGCAACATACAAGAAGTGCACCTTTGCCTTGCAACACTCCAAGTAA